In Symbiobacterium terraclitae, the sequence GAGTGCGCCGCCTCAGCCCCCGGGGGGCATGCGGCGGGTCCACCGCCCCAAGGCGCGCCGAAAACGCGGACGCAGAGGTCCGCGTTTTCGGCTCCAAGCCCGGAGAACCAGCTCCGGGCGCCTCCACCCGCACGGACGTACCGGGCGCCCGGCCGTCCGAACGGCCCTGGCGGAGCGCCGCCGGAACCCTTTCGGCCCGATAGGGCGAATCCGCCGCCTTGCGGGGAGGCCGGCCCCACCTGCGTTGGTCGGGCAGCGGCCTCGCTGTTAGATTCCCCGGGCCGTCCGCCGGCTATGCGCGCGCCGCGGCGGTTCGGAATCGGGTCGCGGCCCAATGCGAATCCGGTTATGGTCTGATAGTATATTGGGATGAAACATACCTGAGCAAGAAGGAGTAACGATGGCAGCACGCACGCGTCTTGGCGTCTGGTGGCGCATGCTCCGGCCGTTCACCCTGGTGGCCAGCGTGGCCCCGGTGTTGGGCGGCACGGCGCTCGCCTACGCAGAGGGCGGCTTCCACGCCGGCCGGTTCTGCGCCTTTCTGCTCGCGGCGATCCTCATCCAGTCCGCGACCAACATGTTCAACGAATACTTCGATTACGTGCGGGGGCTCGACACGCGCGAGCACGTCGGCATCGCGGGCACGATCGTGCGCGACGGCGTCTCGCCCCGGCTGGTGATCAGCCTGGCGTGGGCGTTCCTGGGCACCGCAGTCGCGCTGGGGCTCTACATCGCAGCCACCAGCTCCTGGTGGGTCTTCGGCGTGGGGCTGCTCTGCCTCGGCGTCGCCTTCCTCTATTCGGGCGGGCCGCTGCCCCTCTCCTCCACCCCGCTGGGCGAGCTGGCCGCCGGCCTCTTCATGGGTCCCGTGATGATCGTGCTGATCTACTACACGCAGGCGCTGCGGGTGACCGCCACCGCGGTCTGGGTCGCGGTCCCCATCGGCCTGATGATCGGCGCGATCCTGCTGGCCAACAACATCCGGGACATCGAGGCGGACCGGGCCGGCGGGCGCCACACCCTGCCCATCGTGCTCGGCCGGACGGCGGCCGTGGGCGTGCTGGCCGGCGCCTTCGTCCTGGCGTACGGCGTCACCCTCGGCCTGGTGGCCGCCGGGCGCCTCAGCCCGTGGGCGCTGCTGGTGCTGCTGTCGCTGCCCTCGGCGGTCCGGCCGGTGCGCCTCTTCCTCCGGGAGCGGGAACCTGCCCGGCTCCACCCGGCGGTCAAGGGCGTGGCGCAGGTGCTGGCCCGCTTCGGTGCGCTGCTGGTGCTGGGGCTCCTGCTCTCGGTCTGGGTGTAGGGCGCCGCAGACCCGTCAGTGCCGCACCGCCGAGGCGGCCACCAGCAGGTCGATCTGGCGGTCGAGGATCTCCGGCGGGATCTGCGCCTGCATGGCCTTGGACACCATCTGCAGGTAGGCGCCGGAGTTGGGGTGCCTGAGCACCAGCTGCAGCAGGGAGTCCACCGGACCGGGATCCCCGTGGATCAGGAAGTTCACGGGCACCTGGAAGCGCTCGCACAACAGGTCGACGAGCTCGGGAGACGCGGCCCTGCGGCTGGCCAGGATGTCGGCCAGCTGCTCCGGGTTCAGGCCCAGCAGGTCCGCCAGCCGCTGCGCCGGCAGGACACCGGCGAGCTGCCGCATGCACCAGAGGGCCCGCTGCTCTACAGTTGTTTCGCGCAGTTTTATGATTTCACTGGGTTTTGATTCTGCGATGCGGCTGCGCCAGAGCCATTTGTAGTCTGCGTCCGCGCCGCCGGGGGGCGTGTCGTCTGCCAGGAGCTGATCCAGGGGAACCTGTAGGGCGGCGCTGAGTCGGGTCAGCGTCTCGATCTGCGGGTTCGCCGTCAACCCGTGCTCCACGTTGTATAAGACGGAGTATGGTATCCCTGCTGCCTCGGCCAGGGCCTTGATGGAACGGAATCCCCTGGCCCGGCGCAGGTGACGAATCCGGCTGCCGAGAGACATTCTCCTCCTCCTCCACAATCTCTGCGTAAATATTAGCATATCTCGGCATCGATCTGCAAACAGATAAATCCGCACCAGAATCGACACGCGCTATCGTCCTGGTGATACAAATGAGTTGAACCAGAATTGTATCTCTGGTAAGATATCCACTACAAATGTTCTATAGCTACAGACCGCACTTGGCGAACACTCGCTTGCGACATTCCATACGGGGAGGGGGCTGAGCGGATGCAGACGCTGAGTCAGAGGCTGGCGCAGGCCATGGAGCGCCTCGAAGACGAGGAACTGGCGGGTCTGTTGGCGGAAGTGCAGCAGGTTCTGGAGGAGATCGAATCCGAGGACCCTATCGGCCGGGCGATTTCCACACTGAGCGTATCGGAGGAAGCGGTGCTGAAGTCGCTCCTGGAGAGCGTACCCAACGAGCGGACCGTGCAGGTCGTCACCTCGCAGATCGCGGACCAGACGGGGATC encodes:
- a CDS encoding helix-turn-helix domain-containing protein; the encoded protein is MSLGSRIRHLRRARGFRSIKALAEAAGIPYSVLYNVEHGLTANPQIETLTRLSAALQVPLDQLLADDTPPGGADADYKWLWRSRIAESKPSEIIKLRETTVEQRALWCMRQLAGVLPAQRLADLLGLNPEQLADILASRRAASPELVDLLCERFQVPVNFLIHGDPGPVDSLLQLVLRHPNSGAYLQMVSKAMQAQIPPEILDRQIDLLVAASAVRH
- a CDS encoding helix-turn-helix domain-containing protein, with the protein product MQTLSQRLAQAMERLEDEELAGLLAEVQQVLEEIESEDPIGRAISTLSVSEEAVLKSLLESVPNERTVQVVTSQIADQTGISRSSVVSVLRRLQSAGLLETRSLGTKGTHIVFRRGIRPYDILRRLKPVHV
- a CDS encoding 1,4-dihydroxy-2-naphthoate polyprenyltransferase — encoded protein: MAARTRLGVWWRMLRPFTLVASVAPVLGGTALAYAEGGFHAGRFCAFLLAAILIQSATNMFNEYFDYVRGLDTREHVGIAGTIVRDGVSPRLVISLAWAFLGTAVALGLYIAATSSWWVFGVGLLCLGVAFLYSGGPLPLSSTPLGELAAGLFMGPVMIVLIYYTQALRVTATAVWVAVPIGLMIGAILLANNIRDIEADRAGGRHTLPIVLGRTAAVGVLAGAFVLAYGVTLGLVAAGRLSPWALLVLLSLPSAVRPVRLFLREREPARLHPAVKGVAQVLARFGALLVLGLLLSVWV